ATGAGCTGAGCCGCCAACGGCCAGTGCGTGAGCGCGACTGTCACCATGATCGCAGTGCGACCACCGCCGAGGATGCCGACGACGATGAGCGTGAACAGCATCGACGGCACGACCAAAGTTGCGATGAGCAGACCCGTCGACACCTTCGACAGTCCGTTCGACAGAGTCGAGACGACACCGAATCCCGCACCGATCGCCGTGGTCACGACTGCAGTGAGGAGCGCGGCCAGAGCCGAACCGCCGGCCGCATCCCAGGCGGTCACGGCGACACTGCGACCGAAATGGTCGGTTCCCAACAGGCCGCCTTCGCCGGGCGGCAGGAGGGCACGCGAGAAATCCGTGCCCTCGCCGGGCATGAACCGCCCGCAGATGAGCAGAACGAGGACGATACCGAGGATGACGACTCCCCACACCCGCCGGTTCATGCGTACCCCTTCCCGAGCACACCGGCACCCGCACCGGCGGCCAGGAACCGATCGTCACCGCCGGCCCCGAAGGACCGCACGCCGAGCACCAGCCCGGTCGTCACGGCAGCGGCGATCGCCGTCACCGTGGCCAACAGCGGCAGATCGGCACCGGCGGCCGCCTCGACGAGGGCATTGCCGAGCCCCGGATAGGACAGGACCGCTTCAACGGCGGCCTCGCCGAGGATGACGACCGGCACGTAGATGACTGCGGGTGCCCGCACGGCTGCCACGATCGGCGGCAGCATGGTGCGCACCCGTGCAAGCGGGGAGAATCCGCGGCCGATGAGGGCACGCGCCCACGGCGTCGACCACACCTCGGCGGCCGCCGACCGGGCGGCGGCGATGAGCATCGCCGACCACGCCAGAGCGATCGTCACCGCCACTGAGGGAATTTGAGTGATGGGAGCGCTCGTGGCCGGATTCGGCAGCCGGCTGCCGAAGAGGACCACGATGATGAGCGCGATGAGAAAGGAGGGCACGGCCAGCCAGGCGCCTATGAGTCCCGAGGTCGCCGAATTGTGGGCGAGCCCGGGGAATCTGGCCAACAGCACGGAGGCGATGCCCACGATGACGGCGGTGATCACCACGGCAGACAGTGTCGCGGCCACGGTGTTGAGACCTCTGCCGAGCACCACCTCGGCCACGGTCGTGTGCAGCAGCCGCGAATACCCGAGGTCGCCGGTCGTGACCGTGGTCAGCAGCCACTGCCACCACGCGCCCAGCCAGCCTCCTGTGCCATAGGCGGCCGCGAGGTTCTCTCGGGCCTCGGCAGACGCGAACTCCCACCCCGCGACGGTGTGGGCCAAAGGATTGGACGGGGAGGCCGCGGACAGGGCGAACACCCCTGCCCCGCCGGCCAGACCGGCAAGGATCATTCCGCCGAGGACGATGGCGCCTCGGGCCACGATGTGCCGGAACCGGGATGACCCGGAACCGGTCGGGTGCGATGTCAGTTCTTCTTCCAGTCGGCCAGGTTCCACCATGGTCCCCAGTCGGATCCGTGGACGTGGGGTTCGAAGGTCGTGTCGGGGATGTCCCAGCCTTCGGTGTCGGCGACGTAGGTGTGTTCGAGGAAGGCGGCGATGAGGTAGCTCGGCGCCTCCATGTACTTCGCCTGCACGTCACGGTAGTCGGCATCGGCCTTGGCTTCGTCGGTTTCGACGGCGGCATGGTCGAGCAGCTCATCCCCGCCGGGGATCGCCATATTCGCGGGGTTGTCGAAGACTCCGGAGGTCTTGGTCTGCGTGTGCAGTGAGGCTCGGATCTGGTGGTCGATGTTGTACGGCTGTTCACCGCCGGCGTAGACGATGGCCTGTCCGGCGAGGTCCTTTTCGATCTCGTCCCATTCCTGACCCTTGATATCAAGCGTCACGCCCAGCTGTTCCAGCTGTGCGGAGATCTCGGCGGCGATGTCACCGCGCACGGTGTCTCCGGCCGGGTAGGTGACTGCAATGACGGCTTTCTTCCCGTCCTTGGCCCTCACTCCATCGGATCCGGCTTTCCACCCGGCTTCGTCGAGCAGCTTCTTCGCGGCTTCGAGGTCAAAGTCGAACTCAGCCTCTGGGTCATAGGCGTCGCCATAGAACTCGCCGACCGGGGTCGAGGCGGGTGTGCCGTGGCCGGCGAGCACCTCGTCGACGAGTTTCTCCCGGTCGATGGCGAGATTGAGTGCCTTGCGGACTGTCGCCTCCTTGGTGAAGGGGTTGTCGCTGGGCAGAGTGAGGCCGCGCCAGTCGGCGGTGCGGGCGGTGTAGATCTCCTGCCCGTCACCCTTGACCTGGTCGACCGAGCGCGGCGGCACAGCGGCTCCGGAGACCTTGCCGTCCTTGACCGCGGCGGCCAATGCGGAGGTGTCGGCATAGGCCTGCAGGGTCACGGACTTCAGCTCCGGCGTCGTCCGCCAGTAGTCGTCGCGGGCCTTGAGCACGGCTGTGTCCTCGGTGAGCGAGTCGAGGGTATAGGCACCGGTGCCCACTGGTTCGGCATTGACCTTCCAATCCGCGGCAGGTGTGTCTTCTTCGATGGCTTCGGAGGGCAGGATGCCGACGGCCAGACGCGAGGTGAAAGTGGGAGTCGGTTCGTCGAGTTCGAAGACGACCGTGTGGTCATCGGGGGTCTTCACCGTTTTGATCATGCGGAAGGCGTCGACGGATTCGGAGGCGACTTCGGGGTCGACGATGGCCTCATAGGTGGCGGCGACGTCCTGCGCATCGAAGTCCGATCCGTCGGAGAAGGTCACGTCGTCGCGCAGCTTCACCGTCCACTCGGTCGAATCGTCGTTCGGCTGCGGATCCTCTGCGGCCAGCGCCGGCGCGAGTTGGGGCATCTCTCCGGTTCTGGAGTCCTCCTGCAGCCGCAGCAGCCCGTCGTAGAAGGGTGAGTTGCCGTCGACCGAGTAGCCGTTGACGGGGTTGTACCCGCCGAGGTTCTCCGTGCCGATGACCAGCTCCGAATCTCCCCCGCTGGGTGCTTCGCAGCCGCTGAGCACCAGGGCCACTGCCCCGATCCCGGCCGTCCAAACCGTCGCCGTCCTCGTTCTCATCCGTGATTCGACCGCCGAGGCGGCCGTCCTTCCTTGTCGTGTCTGCACACCGCGGTGGGGGCCGGGTCCCGACCCCCGCCTCGGTGATGGTGTCATCAGTGGCTGTGTGCGGCTTCGCCCTCGTCGTGGGTGTGCATGTATCCGCCGCCTTCGCCCGTCTCGTCGGCGTGGAAATGCGGGGCCATCGGGCCCGGGTCGACGGGGGTGTGGTCGCCTTTGACGAAGCGGGCATGGACCTCGCGGACCCAGGCGGCCAGGGCCTCGACGGTCTCCGGGATCTTCCGCGAGACACCGAGCACGGGCTGGCCATCGCGAGCTTCCTTCGCGTCGGCGAGCATCTGCTCGACGTCGACGTCGACGTGAACGCCTAAGTCGATCTTGTTGATGACGAGCAGATCGGCGCGGCCGATTCCCGGTCCGCCCTTGCGTGCCACGTCGCCGCCGCCGGCGACGTCGAGAACGAAGAGCTGAGCGTCGACGAGTGCCGGGGAGAACGTGGCGGTGAGATTGTCGCCGCCGGACTCGACGAGGACGATGTCGAGCGGGTCGAAGTCCTCTTCCAGAGCCTCGACGGCGAGCAGGTTCATGCTCACGTCATCGCGGATCGCGGTGTGCGGGCAGGCTCCGGTTTCGACGGCGCGGATGCGCTCTTCGGGCAGGACGCCTGCGGCCTTGAGGAAGCGGGCGTCCTCGTCGGTGTAGATGTCGTTGGTGATGACGCCGATGCGGAACTCATCGGCCAGGGCCGTGCAGATGTTCGCGATCGACGAGGATTTGCCGGTCCCGACGGGTCCGGCGATTCCCAGGCGCAGTGCGCGCTTTCCGTTGCTCATGTTCTCCTCCAGTTTGTCGTGGGCGTTGGGATGGTCTCATTCACTCGCCGAGGCGGCTCTACGTTCCCGTGTCCGCCCAGGTGGGCGGCCTGTGGTGGTTGGCCAGTGCCCCGTCACCGGGGCACCGCGGACCAGCCGGTCTCTCGACCCCAAGGTTCGCCGAGTGCGGCGAGTGCTGCGTCGAGGCGTTTGCGCAGGGCGAGCCCGTCGTCACCGAGCGAGTTGACCTGCACGCAGGTCTCGTCGATAGGCAGCAGAGCCGATTTCGGGTCGGCGATGGCGGTCGCGGTCGGCAGTCCCCCATCGGGTTCGACGATGACCACCGAGCCGACGCCGAGGGACCCTCCGACCACGGATGGTGTGTCGAAGCCCTTCCCTGCGGGGCCGAGGTCGAAGCGTTGGATGCTCAGGGGACGCCCGCCTCGGCGGACATTGAGCCGGGAACTCAAGTTTCCCGGTTCCTCACCGTGGCGGCCGAGCAGCAGCTCTTCGCGGAAGAACAGTCGGGCATCCTCGGCGAGATCGATGTCGACGCGGTGGGTGTGATGGCAGCCTTGGGCGGCGATGACGGGTTCGGGCACCCAGATGAGGGTGCCGCCGGCTTCGACGGTGACTCGGTTGTGCATGAGAGAGGGGTCGCCGTGGGCTCCGGGCAGGACCAGGGTCGCAGAGACCTCGCGCAGCAGCAGGGTCGACCCGGCGCCGACGTGCACGTCGAAGATGTAATGGTCCCCGCCGAGCGGACCGGCTGCCGCGGTCGTCAGCGCCACCCGGGCGATGTCCGGGTCACCGTCGACGTAGGGTTCGAAGCCGCTGGCTCCGGTGGGTCGCGGCACGAGCGGAGCCTGGCGCCGCAGACCGTCGATGCGGGAGCGGGTGCGGCCGCTCGGGCCGGTGCCGTCCGTGGTCGTCGCGACCGAGGCTCGGCAGGTCATCCCGCTGGCCGAGCCGTTCGGATTGAGTGCCCAGGTCTCAGGAAGCGAAGAGTCGAACATTGTCCCCCTCGTGCAGTTCCGCGGCGAAGTCCGACAGCGGCGCGCTCAGTGCCGGAATCTCGGCCGGATCGCCGCGACCGAAGTCCGCGGCACGGTCGGCCGCTTCGTCGAGGTCGGCGGCGAGGTCGAAGATCGCGCCGTGGGCTTGGAATGGGTCGATGTGCATGAGTTTGACCGCTGCCGTCGCCGGCCCTGTGACCGCCTCGTGGAGGATGGTCGCGGCCGTGTCCGCGTCGCTCAGTCCCAGCACCCTGCCGACCGCACCGTAGACGAGCGGCTGTTGGAGGTCCTTCGGCAGGGTGTCGAGCAGCGGGTGCGGGTGGATGCTGCGCATCGATCGGAGCATGAGCGTGCCCAGCCAGGCCCCGATTCGGCGCAGCGCCGGGGACGGGGTGCGGCCGATGATCTCGGCATCGAGGTCACGCAGGGTCGCCTCAGTGGGGG
Above is a window of Brevibacterium siliguriense DNA encoding:
- a CDS encoding ABC transporter permease; this encodes MNRRVWGVVILGIVLVLLICGRFMPGEGTDFSRALLPPGEGGLLGTDHFGRSVAVTAWDAAGGSALAALLTAVVTTAIGAGFGVVSTLSNGLSKVSTGLLIATLVVPSMLFTLIVVGILGGGRTAIMVTVALTHWPLAAQLIGPKVREEWDSGWVRFDRRLGAGRWQILKWHVLPAAGGRVAAAMAVIFPSAVVHEATTAFLGIGVDPAEVSLGPLIAWGQSDMTVGAWWTLVVPTCALMVLLLPPTILARRLGERPRSL
- a CDS encoding ABC transporter permease subunit, which codes for MVEPGRLEEELTSHPTGSGSSRFRHIVARGAIVLGGMILAGLAGGAGVFALSAASPSNPLAHTVAGWEFASAEARENLAAAYGTGGWLGAWWQWLLTTVTTGDLGYSRLLHTTVAEVVLGRGLNTVAATLSAVVITAVIVGIASVLLARFPGLAHNSATSGLIGAWLAVPSFLIALIIVVLFGSRLPNPATSAPITQIPSVAVTIALAWSAMLIAAARSAAAEVWSTPWARALIGRGFSPLARVRTMLPPIVAAVRAPAVIYVPVVILGEAAVEAVLSYPGLGNALVEAAAGADLPLLATVTAIAAAVTTGLVLGVRSFGAGGDDRFLAAGAGAGVLGKGYA
- a CDS encoding ABC transporter substrate-binding protein — translated: MRTRTATVWTAGIGAVALVLSGCEAPSGGDSELVIGTENLGGYNPVNGYSVDGNSPFYDGLLRLQEDSRTGEMPQLAPALAAEDPQPNDDSTEWTVKLRDDVTFSDGSDFDAQDVAATYEAIVDPEVASESVDAFRMIKTVKTPDDHTVVFELDEPTPTFTSRLAVGILPSEAIEEDTPAADWKVNAEPVGTGAYTLDSLTEDTAVLKARDDYWRTTPELKSVTLQAYADTSALAAAVKDGKVSGAAVPPRSVDQVKGDGQEIYTARTADWRGLTLPSDNPFTKEATVRKALNLAIDREKLVDEVLAGHGTPASTPVGEFYGDAYDPEAEFDFDLEAAKKLLDEAGWKAGSDGVRAKDGKKAVIAVTYPAGDTVRGDIAAEISAQLEQLGVTLDIKGQEWDEIEKDLAGQAIVYAGGEQPYNIDHQIRASLHTQTKTSGVFDNPANMAIPGGDELLDHAAVETDEAKADADYRDVQAKYMEAPSYLIAAFLEHTYVADTEGWDIPDTTFEPHVHGSDWGPWWNLADWKKN
- the ureG gene encoding urease accessory protein UreG, translated to MSNGKRALRLGIAGPVGTGKSSSIANICTALADEFRIGVITNDIYTDEDARFLKAAGVLPEERIRAVETGACPHTAIRDDVSMNLLAVEALEEDFDPLDIVLVESGGDNLTATFSPALVDAQLFVLDVAGGGDVARKGGPGIGRADLLVINKIDLGVHVDVDVEQMLADAKEARDGQPVLGVSRKIPETVEALAAWVREVHARFVKGDHTPVDPGPMAPHFHADETGEGGGYMHTHDEGEAAHSH
- a CDS encoding urease accessory protein UreD, with product MFDSSLPETWALNPNGSASGMTCRASVATTTDGTGPSGRTRSRIDGLRRQAPLVPRPTGASGFEPYVDGDPDIARVALTTAAAGPLGGDHYIFDVHVGAGSTLLLREVSATLVLPGAHGDPSLMHNRVTVEAGGTLIWVPEPVIAAQGCHHTHRVDIDLAEDARLFFREELLLGRHGEEPGNLSSRLNVRRGGRPLSIQRFDLGPAGKGFDTPSVVGGSLGVGSVVIVEPDGGLPTATAIADPKSALLPIDETCVQVNSLGDDGLALRKRLDAALAALGEPWGRETGWSAVPR
- a CDS encoding urease accessory protein UreF, with the protein product MRSRSALLVLADGRLPTGGYAHSAGLEQAIRQGWVTDIDGLRDFLRGRLHTTGLMNAAFAVAAWNAVDEHTLPEGSLSSPSNTGSTAGTATPTEATLRDLDAEIIGRTPSPALRRIGAWLGTLMLRSMRSIHPHPLLDTLPKDLQQPLVYGAVGRVLGLSDADTAATILHEAVTGPATAAVKLMHIDPFQAHGAIFDLAADLDEAADRAADFGRGDPAEIPALSAPLSDFAAELHEGDNVRLFAS